The sequence below is a genomic window from Streptomyces sp. B21-105.
GTTCGCCGTCGAACTCGGCGTCGAGCAGCGCGCCCAGCAGCTCTTCCGCGAGGTGTGGAGGCGTCCGCCCGCGCTCGACGCGCAGGACACGGCCGTCGAGGAGTACGCGGGCGGCGCCTTCAAGGAGCAGCGGTTCCTGCACGGCCGGGTCACCCAGCTCGGCTACCGCGTGCGTGGCGGTCACGCCGTCTGTTCCCTTCTGGAGGACGGCCGGACCGTCGAGGCCCGGGTGTGGGTCGGCGACTACGAGGGCTACGAGGAGGCGGAGACCGGCCCCCTGGTGTTCACCGACTCCGCGGGCCGGGTGCTGAAACTCGGTCAGGTCGGGCCGGTGGCCTGGTCGGAGGGCATGCGAATGGCGGCCGCGCTGTACGCGGGACGCGACGTCGAGGACGAGGAGCGGGCGGCATGACGACCTACGACGAGGCCACCGCGGCCGCGCTGCTCGACGCCGGCGCCGTCCTGCCCCCGGGCAGCACGAACCGCGAGGACGCCGACACGCTCACGGTCCGGGCGTACACCCATCCCGCTCTGGGCGACCGGACGGTCGTGCGGCTCGTGCCGGACACCCTCGGCGAGGCCGAGGACCTGGCTCTGGACTTCCTCGGGCTGACCCGCCGGGCGCAGACGCCCGAGGTCGGCCAGGTGCGCCGGGAGACGCTCGGCTTCCCCGCGTGGGCGCTGGTCAACGATCCGGCGAACGGTCACCACGCGCTGGCGCTGGTCAAGGACGTCGAGCGGCTCGCACGGCAGGCCAAGTCCCGTCCCGGCACCGCCAAGGACGGCTTCGAGGAACTGGGCACCCGGCTCGGCCGGGCCGTGCCGCACTTCCTGCCGACCTTCTACGAGCAGGCGGCCCGCGTCTTCCTGCAGTACGAGAACACGACGTACGCCTCCGCGTTCTTCGGCAAGGCCCGCGAGGCCGAGCGGGTGCACGCGCTCACGGTCGACGAGGAGCGGCAGCGGGCCGTGTTCCTGGAGTTCGCCTTCGCCGGGGCGCTGACCGTCAAGGCGCTCAAGGAGCACGTCAAGGCGCTGGCCGCGCGGCTCGATCCGGCCGCGGCCTGGGCGCAGTTCCGGCAGCTGACCGTGGAGCGCTGCGCGGCCGGCATGCCGCCTTACGCGTCGCTGCCGCAGGACGCGCGCGGGCTGATCAAGGCCGCCGGTCTCGACCGGGTCGTAGAGGAGTGCGCCCTGGTCGCCGACCTGCTCGCGTCGCCCGCGGCGGTCCGGGCCCCCGCGTCCTTCTGGAGCGCCTACCGGCCGACGCTCGCCGTCCTCGCCGGGCAGCGGCCCGAGGTCCGCGGGCGCCTGCTGGAGATCATGCCGGCCGGCCTGGGCCGCTCCGTCGAGGACGACGAGTTCTGGCTGGCGCTGCTCGTGGAGTGCGGGGCCGACCGGCTCCTCACCGGCGAGGAGGCGGCCGGGGTGGACGCGGCGGACTGGCTCGGCCGGTGGGCGCTGCACCGCAAGCACGGCGGGAACGTCGGCGACCGCTCCCCGGCGACCCTCGCCCTCGTCGAGCGGATGGCGCCGCACCTGCGCGAGCAGGGCCGTCCCGTGGACCTGTGCACGGGTCGTTGGCGGTCCGGCGCCGACGTCGACCTGATGGACCTGTGCGCGGCGCAGGGCGTGCCGCTGACGCTGCCCGGCCCGGACGAGGTCGTCTTCCTCTCCCTGGACGGCTGGATCGGCAGGCCCGGTCCCGGGCGGCGCGACCTGACGGCGATGGCGGCCGACCCGCGCTTGCGGCGTCTGCTGTACGCCGGCATCGGCACCGTCAAGGACCACCGGCTCGCCGGCGGGGTGCTGGACGGTCTGGCCGCGCACCCCGTGCTCGGCGACGTCCTGCGCGAGTGGCTGGAGGACGCGGCCGGGGAACTGACGGCGGCGGTCGGCCTGCCCGCCGCGCGGGCCGCCCTGGAACGGCTGCGCCCCTTCCGGGCGGTGGCCGCCCGGGTGAGCCCGGCGGCGGTGGCCGCGGTCGCCGCCCACGAGGTCGCCCCGCTGCTCGGGCACACGCTGCGCGCCGGCATCTTCGACGAACTGGGCTGGCCCGCGCTCGACGAGGCGCTGCGCCGGCTCGATGCCGAGACCAAGGCGGGCCGCAACCAGGACAACCCGATGACCGTCCACGAGGCGTGGCCCGCGCTCATCGTCTCGCGCGAGCACAAGGTGTTCGTCGTCGGCCCGCAGGAGATCCTGCTGGAGCACGACCTGCGGCTGCCCGTGGAGCCGGACCGCTGGCAGCGCCCGGCGTTCCGCTACACGGACGGCGAACTGCTGGTGATGTGGCGGCAGGACGGCAAGCAGTTCGGATACTGGTCCGCCCGCCCGGCCGACGTGTTCCCGCTCGGCGGCGAGCAGATCCCCCACTACTGGTACGGCGGCTCCGACGCGGGCGCTCCGTCGATCCCGCTGCCGAGCGGCGGACGGGCCACCGGCGGGCGCACCCTGCACGCCGGCGACACCGTCCTGCCGGCGAGCCGGCGAGTCCTCTGCGACGGTGTCTCCCTGTGGCGCCAGGGCAGGGAGGGCCGCCGGCAGGTGTGGCTCGAGTACGACCCGGCCGGCGGCACGCACGGGCGTGCCTCGCTGCCCGCGTTCCTGCAGTCCGGCATCCGGGAGGACGCGACGCTGCGTCAGGAGCAGTGCCAGGTGCTGCCGCTCCGGCCGGGCCTGGAGCAGAGCCCGTTCGGGACGGACGGCACGGTGCTCGGACGCTGGGTGCGCACCGAGGGCGAGGGCGCCGAGGCACGCACGGTCGCCGGCACGCCGGACGGCCGGACCGTCGCCCTACCCCGGACCGACGGCCGGACGCCGGGCGAGTTGCTGGGCGCGCTGCGCCTGCCGGGCGGCGCCGAGCCGGTGGCCGTCGGCCTGCACCGGCAGGTCGCCCTGTACGCGGGCGACGGCTCGTCCGCGGCCGGTGAGCTCAGCCGGGTGACGCCGATGGAGCGCGGCAGCGAGTTCGCCGCCGGCACCCGGTTTGTCCCGCCGGTCGACTTCTGGCACGCGCTGCGTCCGCGCGACGAGGCCTCGTCGGCCGTGCTCCGGGCGCTGACCGACGAGCAGGCGGCCGGCCTGGTGCGGGCCTCGACCGAGGCGCTGGCGCAACGGCGGGCGACCCTGGCGGCGGCCGGGGCGGTCGACGGAACCGCGGACGCCCGGGCCGTCGCGCCGACCGCCGACGAGGTCCTCCGCCAGGTCGTGTCCGCCGGCCTGCCCTCGCTCGACGACCCCGGGATCGTCACGGGCGTCGCCGCGCTGGTACGCGCGGTGCTGCGACTCGAGGAGTCGACCGCCTCGTTCGTGGCGCCGCCGGCCGACCGGCCGAAGGCGCAGAGCCGACGCGTCCTCGGCATGTACGCCGACCTCGCGCCCGAGCACGGGGACGACCACACACTGCGCGAGGCCGCGACGGGGCTCGCCCACACGCACGGCTGGTGGGGCAGCGAGATGCGCTGGAGCGCACTGCGCCAGATCCGCTCCCTCAACCACGTGCTGTCCGGGAACCCCGCCGACGGCACACCGCTGGGCGAGTCCTGCCGGTCCACGGGCGCCGCCGACGGGTGGCGCAGCGACGAGTTCACCGTTCCGGGCATCGGCCTTGTGTGGACGCCGTTGCTGGACGTGCTGCGACCGCTCGCCTACCGCGCCGCCTCGCCGACGGTGACCGAGCCGCACCGCGAGGCGCTGCTCCTGCTGTGCGAGGCGGTGGCGGACGGGCCGCTCGCCGGCACCGGCGGCGCCCTGCGCGAGGTCGTGCTGAGCGAGCCGCACGAGAAGCAGGAGAGGGTCGGGCAGGTGCTGCGCCGGGACGGCCGCACCGTCGTCGTGCTCGGCTGTCAGAGCGTCGACCGGCAGGCCGGACGGGTGTCCTGGCTCGCCCTGGACCACGACCCGGCCGGCGCCTTCGGCGCGATCGCCCACTTCACCCTGACGCAGGAGACCACGCACCCGGCGGTGTTCCCCGCCGAGGCGCTGAGCGCGGTCACCGCACTCGTCCGGGACAAGGGCCCGGCGCCCTGGCAGCCCGGGGCGCCCGACGCGCTCACCGACGCGACGGGCGGGGGACTCGGACCGATGCAGGCGGCTCTGCTGATCGCCGGCCGGCCTGCGCAGCTCACGGCGGAGGTGATCGCCGCGACCGATCTGAAGCCACGTCAGAAGGAGCTCGGGGACGCCCTGTTGTCCTCGGTCGGAGCGGCCGACCGGCTGGCTCTGGTCGGCGCGCTGCTGCCGGTGAACCCCGGCGACCTGTGGACGGCCGGACCGGACACGGAGGCGGCCGGCCGGGAGTGGGCCGAGCGGCTCGGCGGAGTCGTCCGGCTGCCGGAGGACCTCGCCGGGGAGCTCTCGCTCGCCGGGCTGCCCACCGCCGCCGTCGAGGAGGTCCTCAACCCGGGGCGCACGCCCTGGATCTGCCGCACCACCGTCCAGCGGCCGGACAAGGACGGCAACCTCGTGGCGGAGGATCCGGCGGCGCTGCCCGGCCGCAGCGAGCTGACCCGCGCCGTGGCCGCGCTGGCCGGCCTCGCCTATTCGCTGCCGTACGGGCACCCGCTGCGGGCGCTCCTGCCGGGGGCTCTCGCCGCGCTGCGCCGCCGCTTCGCCGATCCGGTGCTGCTGCTCGACCTGGACGTCGCATGGACGGACACCGGCGCCTCGGCCGCGGCCGAACTGCGCAAGGCGTACGGGCTGCCCGCCGTGGGCGGTGCCGACGCGCACGGTCTGACGCACGCGGGCGAGGCGCTGGTGCTGCGCCCGTGGTACGGCGAACGGGAGACCGTGCTCGTCAGGTCGGGCGCGCTGCGCACCCCCGACGACCCGGTGTTCGGCCTGGTGGAGGGGCTTGTCGGCGAGGGCCGGGGGCACGGCATGTGGGCGCTGCGGACCCTCCTCGGCGAGGATCTCACCCGCGCGGTCACGGCCGGTGCCGATCCCGCGGGGGCTTGCGGATATGCCCAGGACCCGACCGTCGGCGTACCCGGGCTGGTCGCCGAGGTCGCGGCACACCACGGGCTGGGCGAGGACGCGGCGGCGTTCTACCTCCAGTTGCTGGCACTGCCGGACCCCACGGACCGCAACTGCGTCCGCTGGACCGGCTGGAAGCCGGCCCGGACGAAGCGGGCCCGCGCCGAACTCGCGGCGAGCGGCCTGGTCGTCGAGGCCAAACGGGCGCGCGCCGGGCGCACGTTGTTCCTGCCCTGCGGCTGGCTCGACCTGAAGTCCCCCGCGCTGCCGGTGGAGCTCTGGAAGAAGGGGCTCTACCCGATTCCCGCCTACGGGCGCGCCGTGCCGCTGGTGCCGGTGCCCGAGCTGTTCACACGCGCGTGGGAACGCGTCCGCTCCGGCGACGCCCCGGCCTACGAGGAGCTCACCACCCGCGCCACCCGCAAGGGCCGCCGCCGATGACCACCGTCCCGTCCCCCCTGGAAGAGCGCGAGCCGATGACCGTCACCGCCCCGTCCTCCCCCGTCCCGGTACGGCAGATCGTCCCGCCCGAGGACCGGTACGCCGCCGAACTGGCGTTCCTCGCCGCCTACGACGACGGGCCGCGGCCGCCCGCCTGGCGACTCACCCCGCGTGCGGTGGTCACGTTCGTCATGGGCAGCGCGGGCCGTGCCCTGAAGCTCCCCGACGACGCGGAGACGCCCGAAGGGGTGCCGCGCCGGATGCCGGTGGAGGGCAAGTTCGTCGGCGACCGTGCGCTGGTCGAACGGTGCGTCGTGACGCTGGCCGGCGAGCGCGGGCTGCTGCTCGTCGGCGAGCCCGGAACCGCCAAGTCGATGCTGTCCGAGCTGCTGTCCACCGCCGTGTGCGGCACCAGTGGCCTGGTCGTGCAGGGCACCGCGGGGACGACGGAGGACCAGCTCAAGTACGGCTGGAACTACGCCCTGTTGCTGGCGCAGGGACCGAGCAGGCAGGCGCTGGTGCCGTCGCCGGTGCTGACCGCCATGTCCCGGGGCGCCATAGCGCGCGTCGAGGAGGTCACTCGGTGCCTGCCCGAGGTGCAGGACTCGCTGGTCTCCCTGCTGTCCGAGCGGCGCATGGCCGTTCCCGAACTGGCGGGCACCGGCGACGCGTTGGCCCATGCCGCGCCCGGCTTCAACCTCATCGCCACGGCCAACCTGCGGGACAAGGGCGTGTCGGAGATGTCGGCGGCCCTCAAGCGCCGCTTCAACTTCGAGACGGTCGGCCCGATCCCGGACCTCGACGCGGAGACGGCGCTGGTGCGCAGCCAGGCGCGGGCCTCGGTGGAGCGGGCGGGCGCGCCCTTCCAGGTCGACGACGCGGTGCTGGAGGCGCTGGTGACCGCCTTCCGAGACCTGCGGGAGGGGCGGTCGGCGGAGGGCTGGGAGGTGGAGCGGCCGTCCACCGTGATGAGCACCGCGGAGGCGGTGTCCGTCGCGGGCGCGCTGGCCCTCGCCGCGGCCTACTTCCCCGGGGACCGCGACGTGCTGGGTCTGCTGCCGGGCCATCTGCTGGGCGTGGTCCGCAAGGACGACCCGGCCGACGCGGCACGGCTGCGCGGCTACTGGGACGGACCCGTCCGACGCCGGGCCGAGCAGGGGTCGGCCACCTGGCGCACCCTGTGGGACCTGCGCACGGTCCTGGAGGGCTGACGACCGTGTCCCTCCACCCCTCCCCGGACCTCCCGGACTCCCCCGCCGCCGAGGGTCCCGCAGACCTCCCGGACCGCACGGGCCTGCGGGACACCGCGGGTCTCCCGGACCGCGCTTGCCTCCGGGACACCGCGGGCCTCCCGGACTTGCCCGGCACCTTCGGCTTCCCCGGTCCTCCCGCTTCCGTCAGCGGCTTCAGGTCCCCCGGCGAGGCTCTCGTCGTCCTCACCGATCCCGCCGCGCCCTGTCTCATCGGCGTCCGCCACCACGCGCCCTCGCTGGCCGCCGCCGTGCCCGCCTTGCTGGACGAGGCGCGGCCGGAGGTGGTGCTCGTCGAGCTGCCGGCGGAGATGCAGGAATGGCTGGGCTGGCTCGGGCACGAGGAGACCCGGGCGCCGGTCGCGCTCGCCGCCGCGCCCGGTGACGGACGGGGAGGCGCGGGCCCGGCGTTCTACCCGTTCGCCGACTTCTCGCCCGAGCTCGCCGCGGTGCGCTGGGCCGCCCGGCACGGCGTCCCGCTGATCGCCTGCGATCTGCCGCTCGCGGACCGGGCGTGGGGCGAGGGTCGCGGTGGCGCGGAACAGGGCGAGGCCGCCCTCGGACTGACCCGTGCCCTGCGGGCCGGGCTCACCGGCCGCCCCGGGGACGATCTGTGGGACCGGCTCGTCGAGGCTGCCGCGCCGGGCTCGTCGCCCGAGGCGCTGCGCCGGGCTGCCCTGCTGACGGGGTGGGCGCTGCGTGAGGAGGCCGCCGCCGGCGGCGGGGTTCCGGAGCTGGACCTGCGGCGGGAGCGGTGGATGCGGTCGCGGATCGCCGAGGCCACCGCACACGGCGAGCGCGCCGCCGTGGTCGTCGGCGCGTTCCACGCCCCGGCGCTGACCGGAGCGGCCCTCGCCGACCAGGACGAGAACACGGACCGGCAGACTGAGGTGCGGCGGACCGGGGCCGAGCGGCGCGGCAGCACGGACCGGCACACGGAGGAGCGGCAGGCCGGAGCCCACCAGGGCGGAAACACCGACCGACACACGGAAGAACGGCAGGCCGGGGCCGCGCAGGGCGAAAGCACGGACCGGCACACGCAGGACCGGCAGGCCGGGGCCGAGCGGGGCGACAGCACGGACCGACAGACGCAGGAGCCGCAGGCCGGAGCTGAGCGGGGCGGAATGCCTGCGGAGGTGCGGCGGGCCGGGGCCGGTAAGGGGTCGGCCTCTCCTTCGACGGACGGCGGCCCGGTCGGCGACACGGCCGGCCGGGGAGCCGCCTGGGTCACCTCGCTCATCCCGTACGCCTACACCCTCCTCGACGAACGGTCCGGGTACCCGGCGGGAATCCGGGATCCGCAGTGGCAGGAGACGGTGCTGCGGGCGGCGGGCGATCCGGCGGCGCTGGAGGAGGCGCTGGTGCGGGCCGCCGTGCGGATCTGCGTGGAGCTGCGAGAACTCGGACACCCGTCGGGGCCGGCGGACGCGCGCGAGATCAGTCGGCTGGCCTCGGACCTCGCCCGGCTGCGCGGGCTGCCCGCGCCGGGCCGGGGCGAGCTGGTCGAGGCGGTGCAGACGGTCCTCGCGCAGGGCGAGCCCTATGGACGCGGGCGGGCCGTCGCGCGGGCGATGGAGCGGGTGCTCGTCGGGTCCCGCACCGGCCGGCCCGCACCGGACGCTCCGCGCTGCGGACTGGCCCCTGCGGTCGAGGGCGAGACGGCCGCACTGGGCCTGCCGGGCCCGCAGGACTCGGCAGGCGCGGCCCGGGATCTGCGGCTCGACCCACTGCGGTCCGACCTCGACCGGCGCCGGGAACTGCTGTTGCGTCGGCTCACGGTGTGCGGAGTGCCGTACGGGGAAGCGAAGGAGGTGGTCGGCGCGGGCAGCGCGCAGGCCCTCACCTCGCGCTGGGAGGTGCGCTGGACGCCGGCGACGGCGGCCATGCTGACGGCGGCCGGCGTACGGGGCGTCACCGCGGCCCAGGCCGCCGAGGGCGTGCTCCGGGAGCGCCTGCGCACGGAACGGGACGAGGGCGGGCCGACCGCCGCCCAGATCCTCCAGGGGCTCGGGGAGGCCGCGGAGTGCGGGTTGCCGGTGCTCGCGGACGAGCGGCTGGACGATGTCGCCGAGGTGCTGCCGCAGGTCGGCACGCTTCCCGAACTCCTCGCCGCTCTCGCCCTGTCGGACCGTCTGCGGTCCGGTCATGTGCCGGGACTCGGCGTCGACGAGGGGCGGACGGCGCGGGCGGCCGCCGTGACCGAGCTGCTCACCTCGGCGGCGGTGCGTCAGGTGGACGGGCTGACCGGGTCCGAGAACCCGGCCGACGCGCACGCGCTGCTGGAACTCGCCCATCGTGCCGACCTGTTGGGCGGGGTCCGGCTCACCGACGCGCTGGCCCGCCTGGCCGCCGACGGCTCGCCGCTGATGCGCGGCGCCGCGGGAGCCGTCCGCGTGCTGCTCGGGCAGGAGGACGCGCGCGCCTTCGGCGACCGGGTCGCGTCCTGGGTCGACGGGGCAGTCGATCCCGACTCGCGCTCGGCTCTGACGGCCCGGTTGAGCGGGCTGCTGACCGCCGCGGGCCCGCTGCTGGAGGCGGCGGAACCGGCTCTGACGCCGTTGCTCGACCGTGTCGCCGCGTTGCCCGACCGGGAGTTCCTGGACCGGCTGCCGGCGCTGCGGGGCGGTTTCGAGACGCTGAGCCCCGCGGCCCGCGACCGGCTTCTCGCCTCCGTCGAGGAACGTCTCGGCGTCCGGCGCGTCGGGGACACGAGGGGCGTCGACCCGGTCGCGCTCGCCGTCTGGGCCGACGCCGACCTCGCCGCGCGCGACGTCCTGCGCACGCTGTGCCTGCTGCCGCCGTCGGGGGCCGGCGGCCGGATGTCGCCCGCTCCGGAGGCCGCCTCCGCCCCCGCTCCTACGGCGGTCCCTCCCGCGATCCCCGCCTCCGTTGCCGTCGCTGCCGAGGACGCGTCCCGCGAGGAGGACCGCCGCCTCGCCGCCGACGACCGGTGGCGGCTCGTCCTGGGGCGGCGCGCCGACCGGCTGCCCGCGTCCGCCCGCCCGTTGGCGACGGCCCTGGACGAGCTGTACGGCAGCGGACGCGGTGAGGGCAGCAGAGGGGATCTGACAGGCCCGGGGACCGGCGGCGGGCGGGAGGCGCCGTATCCCGGGGCGCGGGAGTGGTCGCAGGAGCTGGCCGCGCTGTTCGGACCGGGCATCCGGGAGGAGGTGCTGGCGGCGGCCGCGTCGGCGGGCCGCAAGGACGTCCTCGCGGAGCTGGACGCGGACAGCGTGCGCCCGTCGGTGGAACTCCTGCACACGGTGCTGCGGCATGCAGGAGGGCTTCCCGAGGCCCGGCTCGCCGCGCTGCGCCCGCTTGTGCGACGGCTCGTCGAGGAGCTGACCCGGGAGTTGGCGACACGACTGCGTCCCGCACTGCACGGTACGGCCCTGCCGCGCCCGAGCCGACGGCCCGGCGGCGGCCTCGACCTGCCGCGCACCCTGCGCGCCAACCTGACGACCGCACGGCGCGGCCCGGACGGCGTCGTGCGGGTCGTCCCCGAGCGCCCGGTGTTCCGCAGTCGGGGGCGGCGGGCCGCGGACTGGCGGCTGATCCTGGTCACGGACGTGTCGGGGTCCATGGAGGCTTCCACGGTGTGGGCCGCGCTGACGGCGTCGGTGCTGGCCGGGGTGCCGACCCTGGCGACGCACTTCCTGGCGTTCTCCACGGAGGTCATCGACCTCACCGGCCACGTCGAGGACCCGCTGTCGCTGCTGCTGGAGGTCAGTGTGGGCGGCGGCACGCACATCGCGGCGGGTCTGCGGCAGGCCCGCGAACTCGTCACGGTGCCGTCCCGGACCCTGGTCGTGGTCGTCAGCGACTTCGAGGAGGGCTATCCGCTCGGCGGGCTGCTCGCCGAGGTGCGGACGCTCGTCGGCTCGGGCTGCCATGTGCTGGGCTGCGCGAGCCTCGACGACACGGGCCGACCGCGTTACTCCACCGGCGTCGCCGGACAGCTCGTCGCCGCGGGCATGCCCGTCGCCGCCCTCAGTCCGCTCGAACTCGCCCGTTGGGTAGGGGAGAAGATCGCATGAGCCCGGACCTGTTGCCTCCGGTCGCCCCGTCCGTCACCGCCGACCTGGTCGAGGCGCTGTCACCGAGGCTGCGCAAGCGTCTGGACGCCGGCGTCGCCAAGCTGGCGGCCCGTCCGGTCGTCCGTGACGGGGACACCGTACGGATCGCCGTCGACGACGGCACCGACCTCGAACTGCACGCCCCGCACGGCGTGGTGACCACCACGGACGGGATCCGCTGCGGTTGTCTGCTGGCGCCCGACTGTCTGCACCGCGCGGCGGCCGCCTCCGCCGCGCCGGTCGCGCAGGACGCCCCGAGGGCCCCGGCCGCGGACCCCGTCCCGGCCGGGCAGCATCCCGAGTCGGCACGAGAGGGCGGGCTCGGACGAGGGCGGTCGCCGCGGCCGGACACGGCGGCCGGGACCACCACCCCCGACGCGCTCCCCACCCCCTACGCGCCCGCCGCCACCGATGCGGCCTCCGCCCCCGATGGGTCCTCCGGCTCCGATGCGCCCGCCGTCCGCGACGCGCGCACCGCCGATCTGCCCTTCCCCGATCAACTCACCGCCGCACAAGCCGTGTTCGACGCGGCGGCCGCCGTGCTCGACGCCGGGACGGACGGCTCCGGCGCGGTG
It includes:
- a CDS encoding vWA domain-containing protein, giving the protein MPGTFGFPGPPASVSGFRSPGEALVVLTDPAAPCLIGVRHHAPSLAAAVPALLDEARPEVVLVELPAEMQEWLGWLGHEETRAPVALAAAPGDGRGGAGPAFYPFADFSPELAAVRWAARHGVPLIACDLPLADRAWGEGRGGAEQGEAALGLTRALRAGLTGRPGDDLWDRLVEAAAPGSSPEALRRAALLTGWALREEAAAGGGVPELDLRRERWMRSRIAEATAHGERAAVVVGAFHAPALTGAALADQDENTDRQTEVRRTGAERRGSTDRHTEERQAGAHQGGNTDRHTEERQAGAAQGESTDRHTQDRQAGAERGDSTDRQTQEPQAGAERGGMPAEVRRAGAGKGSASPSTDGGPVGDTAGRGAAWVTSLIPYAYTLLDERSGYPAGIRDPQWQETVLRAAGDPAALEEALVRAAVRICVELRELGHPSGPADAREISRLASDLARLRGLPAPGRGELVEAVQTVLAQGEPYGRGRAVARAMERVLVGSRTGRPAPDAPRCGLAPAVEGETAALGLPGPQDSAGAARDLRLDPLRSDLDRRRELLLRRLTVCGVPYGEAKEVVGAGSAQALTSRWEVRWTPATAAMLTAAGVRGVTAAQAAEGVLRERLRTERDEGGPTAAQILQGLGEAAECGLPVLADERLDDVAEVLPQVGTLPELLAALALSDRLRSGHVPGLGVDEGRTARAAAVTELLTSAAVRQVDGLTGSENPADAHALLELAHRADLLGGVRLTDALARLAADGSPLMRGAAGAVRVLLGQEDARAFGDRVASWVDGAVDPDSRSALTARLSGLLTAAGPLLEAAEPALTPLLDRVAALPDREFLDRLPALRGGFETLSPAARDRLLASVEERLGVRRVGDTRGVDPVALAVWADADLAARDVLRTLCLLPPSGAGGRMSPAPEAASAPAPTAVPPAIPASVAVAAEDASREEDRRLAADDRWRLVLGRRADRLPASARPLATALDELYGSGRGEGSRGDLTGPGTGGGREAPYPGAREWSQELAALFGPGIREEVLAAAASAGRKDVLAELDADSVRPSVELLHTVLRHAGGLPEARLAALRPLVRRLVEELTRELATRLRPALHGTALPRPSRRPGGGLDLPRTLRANLTTARRGPDGVVRVVPERPVFRSRGRRAADWRLILVTDVSGSMEASTVWAALTASVLAGVPTLATHFLAFSTEVIDLTGHVEDPLSLLLEVSVGGGTHIAAGLRQARELVTVPSRTLVVVVSDFEEGYPLGGLLAEVRTLVGSGCHVLGCASLDDTGRPRYSTGVAGQLVAAGMPVAALSPLELARWVGEKIA
- a CDS encoding ATP-binding protein — its product is MTVTAPSSPVPVRQIVPPEDRYAAELAFLAAYDDGPRPPAWRLTPRAVVTFVMGSAGRALKLPDDAETPEGVPRRMPVEGKFVGDRALVERCVVTLAGERGLLLVGEPGTAKSMLSELLSTAVCGTSGLVVQGTAGTTEDQLKYGWNYALLLAQGPSRQALVPSPVLTAMSRGAIARVEEVTRCLPEVQDSLVSLLSERRMAVPELAGTGDALAHAAPGFNLIATANLRDKGVSEMSAALKRRFNFETVGPIPDLDAETALVRSQARASVERAGAPFQVDDAVLEALVTAFRDLREGRSAEGWEVERPSTVMSTAEAVSVAGALALAAAYFPGDRDVLGLLPGHLLGVVRKDDPADAARLRGYWDGPVRRRAEQGSATWRTLWDLRTVLEG